A stretch of the Pongo pygmaeus isolate AG05252 chromosome 16, NHGRI_mPonPyg2-v2.0_pri, whole genome shotgun sequence genome encodes the following:
- the LOC129013856 gene encoding LOW QUALITY PROTEIN: cyclin-dependent kinase 11B-like (The sequence of the model RefSeq protein was modified relative to this genomic sequence to represent the inferred CDS: deleted 2 bases in 1 codon; substituted 1 base at 1 genomic stop codon), which produces MIAALHSGLGDRTCIKTKTNRHGYSNLPAVKKMTFSQYLYSNLCKGLGALLSEQGFHLTNKFLTYFPGRSTEDGLKHEYFCEIALPLPTDPSMFPTWAAKSEQQCVKWSTPPAPRXGGLGYGQLGDDHLKETGFHFTITNQGASVAGPASTSSSGKVRAHSKSWGGFSPDHGAAAAAELP; this is translated from the exons atgattgcagccctgcactccggcctgggtgacagaacctgtatcaaaacaaaaacaaataggcaTGGCTACAGTAACCTTCCAGCAGTCAAGAAGATGACTTTCAGCCAGTACCTCTATAGCAACCTCTGCAAGGGCTTGGGGGCCTTGCTCTCAGAACAGGGCTTTCATCTTACGAACAAGTTCCTGACCTACTTCCCTGGGAGGAGCACCGAGGATGGCCTCAAGCACGAGTATTTCTGCGAGATCGCCCTCCCGCTCCCCACTGACCCCTCGATGTTCCCCACGTGGGCcgcaaagagtgagcagcagtgTGTGAAGTGGAGCACACCT CCCGCTCCCCGCTAGGGAGGCCTGGGCTACGGCCAGCTGGGTGACGACCACCTGAAGGAAACTGGCTTCCACTTCACCATCACGAACCAGGGCGCCTCGGTCGCGGGCCCGGCTTCAACCTCAAGTTCTGGCAAGGTCAGAGCCCACTCCAAGTCATGGGGAGGATTCAGCCCGGACCATGGGGCAGCTGCTGCGGCTGAGCTACCTTGA